In bacterium, a genomic segment contains:
- a CDS encoding DUF1003 domain-containing protein: MLGDVLLNRFKDECALVEHRFGDGTSKLVPHWKHAHPPVRDVNKQVRESFSPLERVALAVTVRVGSAGFFIIIAVWTIVWLLYNVLAPARLRFDPGPAFVLWLFISNMLQILLMPLIMVGQNLLNRHAEMRADADFEINQKAEQEVEAILLHLEHQTAAIEHQGELTLQILRRLENSTAS; the protein is encoded by the coding sequence ATGCTGGGTGATGTGTTGCTGAACAGGTTCAAGGATGAGTGCGCGCTGGTGGAGCACCGGTTCGGGGACGGGACGAGCAAACTGGTCCCACACTGGAAGCATGCGCACCCGCCGGTTCGAGATGTCAACAAGCAGGTCCGAGAAAGCTTCTCGCCTCTTGAGCGTGTGGCACTCGCCGTGACGGTGCGTGTGGGCAGCGCGGGCTTCTTCATCATCATCGCCGTGTGGACGATCGTATGGCTCCTCTACAACGTGCTTGCGCCGGCCCGCCTGCGCTTCGATCCAGGGCCCGCGTTCGTACTGTGGCTCTTCATCTCTAACATGCTCCAGATTTTGCTCATGCCATTGATCATGGTGGGCCAGAACTTGCTAAACCGCCATGCTGAGATGCGCGCGGACGCCGACTTCGAGATCAACCAGAAAGCCGAACAGGAGGTTGAAGCAATCCTTCTACACCTCGAGCATCAAACAGCTGCCATCGAGCATCAAGGGGAGCTCACTCTGCAAATCCTTCGACGCCTCGAGAACTCAACCGCTTCCTGA
- a CDS encoding NAD(P)-dependent oxidoreductase: protein MPRERERRIGFVGLGSMGSRMARRLLDRGVPVTVYNRTPGKAEPLGKAGASLRDTPAAVAEQSDAVLYSLADDAAVSDVVLGAGGLLGGARAGTVFIDLSTVLPETSRAMSSAAFSKGVAVMDAPVSGSTPQAEQGTLVIFVGGDRAVYEEQRSILDVLGHHIYMGRHGAGTTMKLVTNTLLGLGMEALAEATALGRKAGLDTEVMLDALAQTSVVSPSQKAKFENMMRGEYPATFALRLMSKDFGLVLRLAESLSVAMPAAAVARQMDLIEQARSGGREEDFSAVIRTLHELAGSPS from the coding sequence ATGCCGAGAGAAAGGGAACGTCGCATCGGGTTCGTCGGGTTGGGCTCGATGGGGTCGCGCATGGCTCGGCGGTTGCTCGATCGGGGCGTTCCGGTGACGGTCTACAATCGCACCCCGGGCAAGGCCGAGCCGCTGGGCAAGGCGGGCGCGTCGCTTCGTGATACTCCGGCGGCAGTGGCCGAGCAGTCCGACGCGGTGCTGTACTCGCTCGCGGACGACGCGGCGGTGAGCGACGTGGTGCTCGGCGCCGGCGGTCTGTTGGGGGGCGCACGGGCGGGGACCGTCTTCATCGATCTCAGTACGGTGCTTCCGGAAACGTCGCGGGCGATGTCCTCGGCCGCCTTCTCCAAGGGCGTGGCCGTGATGGACGCTCCCGTGTCCGGGAGCACGCCGCAGGCGGAACAGGGCACGTTGGTGATCTTCGTTGGGGGTGACCGGGCCGTCTATGAAGAGCAGAGGTCAATCCTGGATGTGCTCGGCCACCACATCTACATGGGCCGCCACGGTGCCGGGACCACCATGAAACTGGTCACGAACACGTTGCTGGGCCTGGGCATGGAGGCACTGGCTGAAGCAACCGCCCTCGGTCGAAAGGCCGGCTTGGACACCGAGGTCATGCTTGACGCGCTGGCGCAGACCAGCGTGGTGTCGCCGTCGCAGAAGGCAAAGTTCGAGAACATGATGCGCGGCGAGTATCCGGCGACGTTTGCGCTGCGCTTGATGTCCAAGGACTTCGGACTGGTGCTTCGGCTGGCCGAGTCGCTTTCGGTCGCGATGCCGGCCGCGGCCGTGGCGCGGCAGATGGACCTCATCGAACAGGCCCGCTCCGGCGGGCGCGAGGAAGATTTCTCAGCGGTGATCCGGACGCTTCACGAGCTCGCGGGTTCGCCGTCGTGA
- a CDS encoding glycosyl hydrolase, producing the protein MARPSGSWAKLDGLKWRCIGPPRGGRVVAVAGDPADRNVFYFGACAGGLWKTTDGGTYWRCVSDGYLGSAAIGALAVAPSDPNVIYAGNGETEIRLDVSYGDGVYKSTDAGRTWRHLGLRESRFVGRIRIHPQDPDLVYVAALGDVFGANEERGIFRSEDGGKTWRKVLYRDANSGAVDLSMDPHNPRILFAAFWQARRNFWNLSSGGPGSGLFRSTDGGESWAEISRYPGMPAGPLGKIGVAVSPARAGRVWALVETEAEKTGLYRSEDYGESWALVSSNRDLMHRPWYYTHVFADPCHGETVYVANLALWKSTDGGRGFTEIQTPHGDNHDLWIDPADPNRMIEGNDGGACVSLNGGETWSSIYNQLTAQFYRIDTDNQYPYRVYGTQQDNTSISVPSAAVWGAITLGDCTYPGTGESGFIAVNPEDPNIVYCGAIGSSPGGAGALQRYDHRTRQIRLVNVWPEESTGIAPKHLRYRFAWTFPIIFSPHDSGVLYAAGNHVFRSRDEGTSWDEISPDLSRDDKSRQGYSGGDITHESAGAEVHATCASLAPSPHRPEELWASTDDGLVHVTRDGGRSWQNVTPPDMPELAYVGCVEVSPHDPDTIYLAATRYKLADYGPYLFRSTDGGRRFESINGDFPDGEITRVVRADPVRKGLLFVGTETGVYFSLNDGRSWMRMDGSLPVVPVYDLKIKGTDLVAGTHGRSFWILDDITPLRSFVEGKEGCRLFEPRTTVRTKLHFGALRSLRPSGVAFAIASGVGGGIRTFLKPDGTSGREYLDVGENPPNGAIIYYWLDEGVSGPISLTFRDASGVAIAIFRSDDTTLPAAKRPSVRPGLNRFVWDLKYPGPETLDLSLAPPRNKPLAEPAEPTAGPTVVPGRYRVEMSLGSETAAAEFSLVRDPRLSTTPEAYREQFELLRGLTVSLGKVHATVNHIRRLKRRLAALAAGSVTGTDDIAARAAAAAEQLLAVEAVLVDVRRESDRDVLRNPAGLNDTLVDLINTVSLADTAPTKQAAAVSKEVMARVDVEIGNVERLSATEVATVNRLALERAATRGSSAK; encoded by the coding sequence GTGGCAAGACCCTCCGGCTCGTGGGCGAAACTCGACGGCCTAAAATGGCGCTGCATCGGGCCGCCGCGCGGCGGCCGCGTCGTCGCCGTCGCTGGTGACCCCGCAGACCGTAACGTGTTCTATTTCGGCGCCTGTGCCGGCGGCCTCTGGAAGACGACCGACGGCGGCACATATTGGCGCTGCGTAAGCGACGGTTATCTCGGCTCGGCCGCGATCGGCGCGCTCGCCGTCGCGCCCTCCGATCCCAATGTCATTTATGCCGGCAACGGGGAAACCGAGATCCGGCTCGATGTCTCCTATGGCGACGGTGTCTACAAGTCGACCGATGCCGGCCGTACCTGGCGCCATCTCGGCCTCCGCGAGAGCCGGTTCGTTGGGCGCATCCGCATCCATCCGCAAGATCCCGATCTCGTGTACGTCGCCGCGCTCGGCGATGTGTTCGGCGCGAACGAGGAACGCGGGATTTTCCGATCAGAGGACGGCGGGAAGACCTGGAGGAAGGTGCTCTACCGAGACGCCAATTCGGGCGCCGTCGACCTCTCGATGGACCCGCACAATCCCCGTATCCTCTTTGCGGCTTTTTGGCAGGCGCGCCGGAACTTCTGGAACCTGTCGAGCGGAGGGCCCGGAAGCGGCCTTTTTCGCTCGACGGATGGCGGCGAGAGCTGGGCGGAGATTTCGCGGTATCCAGGGATGCCGGCGGGTCCTCTCGGCAAGATCGGAGTTGCGGTGTCGCCCGCCCGCGCGGGCCGCGTCTGGGCGCTGGTGGAGACGGAAGCCGAGAAGACGGGGCTCTACCGATCGGAGGATTACGGCGAGAGCTGGGCGCTCGTCTCGTCCAATCGCGACCTCATGCATCGGCCCTGGTACTACACGCATGTCTTTGCCGATCCCTGTCACGGTGAGACCGTCTACGTCGCCAACCTGGCGCTTTGGAAATCGACCGACGGCGGAAGAGGCTTCACGGAGATCCAGACGCCGCACGGCGACAACCATGATCTTTGGATCGATCCTGCCGATCCGAACCGGATGATCGAGGGAAACGATGGCGGCGCCTGCGTTAGCCTGAACGGCGGTGAGACATGGTCGTCGATCTACAATCAGCTGACGGCGCAGTTCTATCGCATCGACACAGATAACCAGTACCCTTATCGCGTGTACGGCACGCAGCAGGACAACACATCGATCTCAGTGCCGAGCGCCGCCGTCTGGGGCGCGATCACCCTCGGCGACTGCACCTATCCCGGCACCGGGGAAAGCGGCTTTATTGCCGTCAATCCCGAAGATCCGAACATCGTCTATTGCGGCGCGATCGGCTCGAGCCCTGGCGGCGCGGGGGCGCTTCAGCGTTACGATCATCGCACCCGGCAGATCCGGCTGGTCAATGTCTGGCCCGAGGAATCGACCGGCATCGCACCCAAGCACCTGCGATACCGCTTCGCCTGGACATTCCCGATCATCTTCTCACCGCACGACAGCGGCGTTCTCTACGCGGCCGGGAACCACGTGTTCCGCAGCCGCGACGAGGGCACGAGCTGGGACGAAATTTCACCAGATTTGAGCCGCGACGATAAAAGCCGTCAAGGATATTCCGGCGGCGACATCACGCATGAAAGTGCCGGAGCTGAGGTACACGCGACATGCGCGTCGCTCGCCCCATCACCGCACCGGCCGGAGGAATTGTGGGCCTCGACCGATGACGGGCTCGTCCATGTGACGCGGGACGGCGGCAGAAGCTGGCAGAACGTTACGCCGCCCGACATGCCGGAGCTCGCCTATGTCGGGTGCGTCGAGGTCTCGCCGCACGATCCCGACACGATCTATCTCGCGGCGACACGTTACAAGCTCGCGGATTACGGGCCGTACCTGTTCCGCAGCACGGACGGCGGACGGCGGTTCGAGTCGATCAACGGAGATTTCCCGGACGGCGAGATCACCCGTGTCGTGCGTGCGGATCCGGTGCGCAAGGGACTGTTGTTCGTCGGTACCGAGACCGGCGTGTATTTTTCCCTGAACGACGGGCGCAGCTGGATGCGCATGGACGGGAGCCTGCCGGTCGTGCCGGTCTACGATCTGAAGATCAAGGGGACGGATCTGGTGGCCGGAACCCACGGCCGCTCCTTCTGGATCTTGGATGATATCACGCCGCTAAGAAGCTTCGTTGAAGGCAAAGAAGGATGTCGCCTCTTCGAGCCGCGCACGACGGTTCGTACCAAGCTACATTTCGGCGCCCTGCGAAGCCTCCGGCCAAGCGGTGTCGCATTCGCGATCGCCTCCGGAGTAGGCGGCGGCATCCGAACCTTTCTCAAGCCGGACGGGACGAGCGGGCGCGAATATCTCGACGTCGGAGAGAACCCGCCGAACGGCGCGATCATTTATTACTGGCTGGACGAAGGCGTTTCCGGCCCGATTTCGCTCACATTCCGTGACGCCTCCGGGGTCGCGATTGCGATCTTCCGCAGCGACGACACGACCTTGCCGGCCGCGAAGCGCCCGTCGGTTCGCCCCGGGCTCAACCGGTTCGTGTGGGATCTCAAATATCCGGGGCCCGAGACGCTCGATTTGAGCCTGGCCCCTCCGCGCAACAAACCGCTGGCAGAGCCGGCCGAACCGACGGCCGGGCCGACGGTGGTGCCGGGCCGATATCGTGTGGAGATGTCGCTCGGCTCGGAGACGGCGGCCGCGGAGTTCTCGCTCGTGAGGGATCCGCGCCTCTCGACGACGCCGGAGGCGTACCGTGAGCAGTTCGAACTTTTGCGGGGATTGACGGTATCGCTCGGGAAAGTCCACGCGACGGTCAATCACATCCGCCGGCTGAAGCGCCGGCTTGCGGCGCTGGCCGCGGGATCGGTGACCGGCACAGACGACATTGCCGCCCGGGCGGCAGCCGCGGCGGAACAGCTGCTGGCGGTCGAAGCCGTGCTGGTGGACGTCCGTCGCGAGTCGGATCGCGACGTGTTGCGCAACCCTGCGGGCCTCAACGATACTCTCGTGGACTTGATCAACACCGTATCTCTCGCCGACACCGCGCCGACGAAGCAGGCGGCGGCCGTCTCGAAAGAGGTCATGGCGCGCGTCGATGTCGAGATTGGCAACGTCGAGCGGCTCAGCGCAACCGAGGTCGCCACAGTCAATCGCTTGGCCCTGGAGCGGGCGGCTACGCGAGGTTCTTCGGCGAAATGA